A stretch of the Colias croceus chromosome 13, ilColCroc2.1 genome encodes the following:
- the LOC123696739 gene encoding THO complex subunit 7 homolog — MGDEDVIRRRLLIDGDGTGDDRRLNVLLKTLIRWCNATDEKPEDSKTTHDRMLAQLAQCEFAVTKSQLGTEMMTAELKSYEDLSKIFESGIEIAKKNIEKSKIDLAQAKTVRKNRIEYDVLAKVISEQPDRKETLEQLSTLKNELSTLETTKQQLESRLALRKKQFHVLVTSIHQLQALLDEPEELESISDDVEMKESAMET, encoded by the exons ATGGGTGACg AGGACGTTATACGCAGAAGATTATTGATTGATGGTGATGGTACTGGTGATGATAGGAGGCTTAATGTTTTGTTGAAGACACTAATCAGATGGTGTAATGCTACCGACGAAAAACCAGAAGACAG CAAAACCACACATGATCGCATGTTAGCACAACTTGCACAATGTGAATTTGCTGTAACAAAATCTCAGCTCGGTACCGAGATGATGACAGCAGAACTTAAAAGTTATGAGGATTTatcgaaaatatttgaaagcgGAATAGAGATAGCCAAGAAGAATATAGAAAAGAGTAAAATTGATCTGGCCCAAGCAAAAACTGTACGCAAAAATAGAATAGAGTATGATGTATTAGCCAAAGTGATAAGTGAACAGCCAGATAGGAAAGAAACATTGGAGCAATTGAGTACTCTAAAGAATGAATTAAGTACATTGGAGACAACAAAACAGCAGTTAGAGAGTAGATTGGCATTAAGAAAGAAACAATTCCATGTGTTAGTGACTTCAATACATCAGTTACAAGCCTTGTTAGATGAACCTGAAGAATTAGAATCCATTTCTGATGATGTAGAAATGAAAGAATCAGCTATGGAAACttga